GAATGGCTCTGGTTCAAAATTGTGGTTCAAGATTCGGTCATCAACGGCTGGATCATGCCCGAATGGGGAGAGCCTAATTCGGATACGGGTGAGCCTCCAGTGGAGCCACATTTTCAGTGGATACAGTCAAACGTGAATGATGAGACGGGATTCGATCCAAGACTGGTTCTGGTGGCAGCCACAGAGGATGACTCGGTAACCGTCATTGTTGATGAGGTTTACTACAATACAGCCCCCACTCTTTCAGCAGGAGACGGCGCATTAGCGGTCATCGAGCGGCTTAGACTGAGTCAGAACTATCCGAATCCGTTCAATCCAGTCACCACCATCAGTTATGAGCTGGCCCAATTCAGCAGAGTTACCCTCAATGTCTACAACTTGAAAGGTAAATTGGTAGCAACACTTGTGAACGGCTGGGCAACTCCCGGACCGCATGAGACGCATTGGGACGCCACCGATGTTCCGTCGGGAATCTACTTTTGCCGTCTGGAGACGGGCGGATTCTCCGAGACGAGAAAGATGGTGTTGGTAAAATAGCCTCTGCATGACCCCATTCGGGTATTGCGCGGATGACGTCGACTCCCCATCGGAGCAAGAGAAAAGCAGATAGTTGTATATGGCGGATCAACTGAATGCGTAAAGCGATCCGCTCCGTCCTTTTCACCTTTAGCCTTCTACTCGCATCAAGAGCTGTAGCCGGTGTCACCGGTAAGATCCAAGGTCAGGTGACAGACGTGAACAGTGCTCCCTTACCAGGAGCTAACGTGATGCTCGTGGGAGCGAACCGTGGCGCCGCTGCCGACGCATTAGGCAATTACATTATCCTCTCCGTCCCTCCGGGAAACTACGACCTGGCTGTGCAGGTCATCGGATACGAAAGGGTGGTACAGCTTGGTGTTCTGGTCAACGTTGACCGTACCACCCATGTCGATTTCCAACTGGCGATGGAAGCTGTGGGCCTCGAACAAGTGGAGGTGACAGCAGAAAGATCGAAAGTAGCGGTGGACAGGACA
The genomic region above belongs to Candidatus Neomarinimicrobiota bacterium and contains:
- a CDS encoding T9SS type A sorting domain-containing protein, with translation MKKITMMLTVLGCLHAQGWHESFSTDATADASFFLDSDNTWQWWGWGSVEVKEGALHMKAAEDIFGLNTCWLHIGEASDPNALVTPQDAEIYVKFKISTEGQPSDDDQFHVACVGDPNFITNTNVYTVATVPSGKAAGVFYFAENQTKVAVPKGFIEYEEWLWFKIVVQDSVINGWIMPEWGEPNSDTGEPPVEPHFQWIQSNVNDETGFDPRLVLVAATEDDSVTVIVDEVYYNTAPTLSAGDGALAVIERLRLSQNYPNPFNPVTTISYELAQFSRVTLNVYNLKGKLVATLVNGWATPGPHETHWDATDVPSGIYFCRLETGGFSETRKMVLVK